A single window of Deinococcus radiotolerans DNA harbors:
- a CDS encoding peptidase C39 family protein, with amino-acid sequence MTYPNTTTTIHEQPGDWAGGEGRGVTAGAAGLSLAPGATSGTWTSAPLRVPAFDELIPSWNAVTPVRGSVSVEVRAQGAGGWTRWFSFGTWSDSGDRASLDGQKDAAGQVLTDTLRLTAKASAFQYRVTLRGAGTGVRLVAFNTADRARRSEALGAPGNRAAWGREVKVPMRSQMLYPNGGEVWCSPTSVSMILAHHGLNVTVPDAARGTFDREYDGTGNWAFNAAYAGARGLRAVVLRLPSLAAAETFTAQGTPLAVSLGWKAGELPGAAIPSSSGHLMVLTGFDAQGNPVLNDPAAPTDAGVRRAYPRAAFERLWLGHSGGLVYLITPR; translated from the coding sequence ATGACGTACCCCAACACGACCACCACCATTCACGAGCAGCCCGGCGACTGGGCCGGCGGCGAGGGGCGCGGCGTGACGGCCGGCGCGGCGGGGCTGAGCCTCGCGCCCGGCGCGACGAGCGGCACGTGGACGTCTGCGCCGCTGCGCGTGCCCGCCTTCGACGAGCTGATCCCCTCGTGGAACGCCGTGACGCCCGTGCGGGGCAGTGTCAGCGTGGAAGTCCGCGCCCAGGGCGCCGGCGGCTGGACCCGCTGGTTCAGTTTCGGCACCTGGAGTGACAGCGGGGACCGCGCCAGCCTGGACGGGCAGAAGGACGCCGCCGGGCAGGTGCTGACCGACACGCTGCGCCTGACGGCCAAGGCCAGCGCCTTCCAGTACCGCGTGACGCTGCGCGGCGCGGGCACCGGCGTGCGCCTCGTGGCGTTCAACACCGCGGACCGCGCGCGGCGCAGTGAGGCGCTGGGTGCGCCCGGCAACCGCGCCGCGTGGGGCCGGGAGGTCAAGGTGCCCATGCGCTCGCAGATGCTCTACCCGAACGGCGGGGAGGTCTGGTGCAGTCCCACCAGCGTGTCCATGATCCTGGCGCATCACGGCCTGAACGTCACGGTGCCCGACGCCGCGCGCGGCACGTTCGACCGCGAGTACGACGGCACGGGCAACTGGGCCTTCAATGCCGCGTACGCGGGCGCGCGCGGCCTGCGGGCGGTGGTGCTGCGCCTGCCCAGCCTGGCCGCCGCTGAGACCTTCACCGCGCAGGGCACGCCCCTGGCGGTCAGCCTGGGCTGGAAGGCCGGGGAGCTGCCGGGCGCCGCGATTCCCAGTTCCAGCGGGCACCTGATGGTCCTGACCGGCTTCGACGCGCAGGGCAACCCGGTGCTGAACGACCCGGCCGCGCCCACCGACGCGGGCGTGCGCCGCGCGTACCCGCGCGCCGCGTTCGAGCGGCTGTGGCTGGGTCACTCGGGCGGCCTCGTGTACCTGATCACGCCCCGCTGA
- a CDS encoding NUDIX domain-containing protein: MSREGYIRELRAVIGPRPVNLIGVAALITDPYGRVLLARRVTSGRWGLIADLCELGEALDVTLRREVHEESALTVTDAHLIDLLCPDRLSEVPNGDQFYSYTAAYRVTAWHGTPQPDGHELAELRFWAPAELSGLPLTRLGRAALAWQV; this comes from the coding sequence ATGAGTAGAGAAGGATACATCCGTGAGCTTCGTGCTGTGATCGGCCCACGCCCCGTCAATCTGATCGGTGTCGCAGCACTGATCACCGACCCGTACGGGCGCGTGCTGCTCGCCCGGCGCGTCACGTCCGGACGCTGGGGCCTCATCGCGGACCTGTGCGAACTGGGTGAGGCGCTGGACGTCACCCTGCGCCGCGAGGTGCACGAGGAGAGTGCCCTCACCGTCACGGACGCGCACCTGATCGACCTGCTGTGCCCCGACCGGCTCAGCGAGGTCCCCAACGGCGACCAGTTCTACAGCTACACCGCCGCGTACCGCGTCACGGCCTGGCACGGCACCCCGCAGCCCGACGGGCACGAACTGGCCGAACTGCGCTTCTGGGCCCCAGCCGAACTCTCCGGGCTGCCCCTGACCCGCCTGGGCCGCGCCGCGCTGGCGTGGCAGGTGTGA